The genomic DNA ATTAACATAGGAATTACAAAAAATAGGATAAGCCATAGAACAATAGGAAGTGCATACCATTTTCCAGTATTATTCTTTTTCATTAGAGATCACCTCTACCAGGAATCCATCGTCAGCATCCCAAGCTATATAAGCATCTTCATCCCACCAAATTGTATCTTCATCATTATCATCAAAATAAACAGCATGTTGTTTAAATACTTTAAAAGTAAGATCTTTATCATTATTTAAGAAAACAAAATATTTACTTTGAAATCCTGAATAGATAACTTCGTTTACATATACTTTTAAGACATTTACTTTTTCATTAGCTATTGTAGGCATAGTCTTATAAAGTTTTACTTTTTCTGGTCTTATTGATACTTTTACATTATCCCCAACTTTAACTTCTTTATCCATTTCAAAAATTAAATTTCCAAGTTTTTCATTTTTTAATTTTGCAAATGTTTCATCAATAATTTCAATAACTTCACCATCAAAGAAATTATTTTCACCAATAAAATCTGCAACAAATGGATCAGCAGGAGATTCATAAACTTCAGCTGGAGTACCAATTTGTAATATTTCTCCATTATTCATAACAGCTATTCTATCAGATATAGATAGTGCTTCTTGTTGGTCGTGAGTAATAAAGATAAATGTAATTCCAACTTCTTCATGAATTAAGTCAAGTTCTATTAATAAGTTTTGTCTTAATTTTGCATCAAGAGCAGATAGTGGCTCATCTAATAGTAAAACTCCAGGTTTATTTATCAAAGCTCTTGCTATAGATACCCGTTGCTGTTGTCCACCAGATAATTGGTTTGGCATTTTATCGATATGCTCACTTAAACCAACAAGATTTATAAATTTTTTAACCTCTTCATCAATTGTTTTTTTATCAACTTTCTTTAATTTCAAAGGGAATGCTACATTTTCATAGACACTTAAATGTGGGAAAAGAGCATATTTTTGAAATATAGTATTTACATTTCTTTTATTTGGAGGGAGTTTTGTAATGTCCTCATTTCCTAAATAAACAGCTCCTTCATCAGGGTCAGTAAAACCTGCTATCATTCTTAACAAGGTGGTTTTTCCACAACCTGAAGGACCTAAAATAGAAAAGATCTCTCCATCTTTTATATCTAGGTTAATATTTTTAAGTACTTGAATACCATCAAAACTTTTTACAATGTTTTTTAGGCTAACGTCTTTTTCCAATCTAATACCTCCATATCTACGTTAAAATATATTATTAATTTGTTACAATCTTTGAAATTATAGCATAATTATCAATTATTGAATAGAGGATTATTTTAAGATTTCGATCTCATCTCCAACCTTAACTTTTCCTCCTTTTATAACAATAGTAAAAATACCTTCTCTTGGCATTATACAGTCACCTACTGCGTGGTATATATTACAGTGTGAATGACATTCTTTTCCTATTTGAGTAACTTCTAAAATAATATCATTATTGATAGTAAGTTTTGTTCCAACTGGTAATTTTGCACAATCTATACCATCTACTATAATATTTTCACCAAAATCACCTTGAGAAACATTTCCTCCTCTTGCAATAAATTCATCTATTTTTTGTTTAGAAATTAAGCTAACTTGTCTATGCCATTTTCCGGCATGAGCATCCCCTTGTAATCCAAAGTCATCTATAAGAATTCCTTCGTAAACATTTTTCTTTTGTGTTCCTTTTTTTTCACTAATACAAACTGCTGTTATTTTTGCCATTTTTATCCTCCGATTCTGTTCATAAATCTTGTATCAAAAGTACCATCATCATCTTTATCCATTTTATGCTTTAAAGGTTTAAAATAGATAGCATTTGTGATAGTATCTTTTAAATCATATTTATTCTTTTTGTTTCTTATTATATCTTTTAAATTAATTCCATCTTTTGAATGTAAACAAAGTTTTAAAAATCCTTCAGGTGTAATTCTAACTCTATTGCAAAGTTCACAAAAATTATGACTGATAGGATTGATAAATCCAATATTACCTTTAGCATTTTCAACATGATAATATATTGCAGGACCTGATCCTAATCTTTCATTGATTTTTATTAATTTTTTATGTTTAGAAATATATTCTATAAGTTCTTCATTAGAAACACCTTTATAATCTTTTCCAGCACCTATAGGCATAAGTTCAATAAATCTAATATCAATAGGAAATTTCTCACTCAATTCTACAAAGTCCATTATTTCACTATCATTTTGACCCTTTATAATAACAATATTTAATTTGATTTTATTTATTTTAAGTTCTAAAGCTGTCTTTATAGCATTTAAAACTTTTTGTAAATCACCACAGCCTGTTATTTTTTTATAAAGATCATTTTTTAGAGTATCTAAACTAATATTAATACTATTTATGCCTATATTCTTTAAAAAAGGTAAATATTTTTCTAATTCAATTCCATTTGTTGTTAAATTTATTTCAGTTATATTAGGAACTGATGCAATTTTTTCGACAATCTCTTGAAAGTTTTTTCTAACAAGAGGTTCGCCACCTGTAATTCTAATTTTAGTAACACCTAAATCTGCAAATACCTCTACTATTTCCTTAATTTCATCAGGAGTTAAAATTTCATTTTTTGGTAAAAATTCGATATCATTTTCTCCCATACAATAGTAGCACCGCAGATTACATCTATCTGTTATAGATAATCGTAAGTATTCAATTTTTCTATTATTTTTATCTTTCATATTTGCTTCTTTTTACCCTCCTATTTTCTACTTTTAATATATCACACTTAATCAAATATTTCTATATTTAAAAATTACGGTTGACATATTTAGAAAACTAGCTTATTCTAAAATTAGAGAAAAATATTTATAGGACGGTTAGTAATATGAAAAATATAAAAGATATGATTGTAGTAGTTAGAGGTGGAGGAGATATAGCCACTGGTAGTATACAAAAGTTGTATAGAACAGGATTTAAAGTTCTTATTTTAGAAATAGATAGACCTTCTGCTATTCGTAGAAAAGTTGCATTTTGTGAGGCAGTATATGATAATGTTGTTGAAGTTGAAAATATAGTTTGCAGAAGATGTAGTTGTATGGATGAAATAGAAAAATGTTGGAATGAAAATGAGATACCATTAGCTGTAGACCCAGATGGAGAATATATAGATTTAATGAAACCTGATGCTGTTATTGATGCAATATTAGCTAAAAAAAATATGGGAACAAAAATTGAAATGGCTCCTATTGTGATTGGTCTAGGTCCTGGATTTGATGCAGGAGTTAATTGTCATATTGCAATTGAAACAATGAGAGGACATAATTTAGGAAGATTAATTTTTAAAGGACCTACTATGAAAAATACAGGAGTTCCTGGAATCATAAAAGGTATAGGAAAAGAAAGAGTAATTTATAGTCCTATAGCTGGAATAATAAAGAATATAAAAGATATAGGAGATATAGTTGCAAAAGATGAAGTATTAGCAACAATTGATGATGTACCAGTAAGAGCTACTATATCAGGAGTTTTAAGAGGAATAATAAGAGATGGATATGAAGTTTCTGAAAAATTTAAGATAGCAGATATAGATCCAAGAATAGAAGAACAACAAAATTGTTACACTATTTCAGATAAAGCAAGAGCAGTTGGTGGAGCAACTTTAGAAGCTGTTTTATATCTAATTAATAATTTATCTAAGGAGTAGAAATGGAAATAGATATTTTAAAAAAAATAGAAAATAAATTAGCTGAAGGCGAATCTTCAGCACTAGTTACTTTAATTGAAACATCAGGATCAACACCTAGAAAAGCAGGAACTGTAATGGCAGTTTTTAAGGACTCTATTGAGGGAACTATAGGTGGTGGAGCTATAGAAAATGCTGTAATTTTAAAAAGTAGAGAACTTTTAAAAAGTGGACAAAGTCAGACTTTTGAATATAGTTTGACAATGGATGATGAGCTTAAAATGACTTGCGGAGGATCAGTAAAAGGATATATAAAAATATTTAGACCTTCAAATAAGTTAATAATTTGCGGAGCTGGACACGTGGGACAAAAATTGTTTAGCATTGCAGAATTTTTAGACTTTGATTTAAAAATTATTGACGATAGAGAAGAGTTGAAAGAGCAGTGTCCTAAATTAACACTTGCTAAATTTGATGAAATTTTGCCTAAGATAACAATAGATAAAAATACTTATATAGTTATTGTTACAAGAGGACATCTTTTAGATGAACAAGTTTTGACTCTTGTAAAAGAAAGAGGAGCAAAATATATCGGAATAATAGGAAGCAGGAGAAAAGTAGCTATATTAAAAGAAAAACTTGAAAAAAATGGGGAAATAAGAGATAATATATTTGCCCCCATTGGACTTAAAATTTCAGATGGAACACCTGAAGAAATTGCAATAGAGGTTTTAGCTGAAATTTTAAAAATAAAAAATGGAGGAGAACTAGTTCATAGAACTATTATAAAAAATAGAATTATAGGAGGATAAAAATGAGTAGAATAATTCACACAGAAAAAGCACCTGCTGCTTTAGGACCATATTCACAAGCAATTGAAGCTAATGGAATGTTATTTGTATCAGGACAAATTCCTTTTGTACCTGCTACTATGACACTTGTTTCAGAGGATGTAAAAGATCAAACTAGACAATCTCTTGAAAATGTAAAAGCTATAGTTGAAGCTGCTGGATATTCAATGAGTAACGTTGTTAAAGCTGGAGTATTCATTAAAGATATGAATGACTTTGCTGCTGTAAATGAAGTTTACAACGAATATCTTGGACATGTAAAACCAGCAAGAGCCTGTGTAGAAGTTGCAAGACTTCCTAAAGATGTAAAAGTAGAAATAGAGGTAATTGCAGTTAAATAAAACTATATAAGGTATAGTGTAACACCTTAAATGAATTTCATTTAAGGTGTTTTTTATAAATATATTTATTTTTAAGGAGAAGAATATGAGATTTGTTTCATGGAATGTAAATGGGTTAAGAGCTTGTGTAAAAAAAGGGTTTTTAGATTATTTTAATAGTGTAAACGCAGATATTTTTTGTGTTCAAGAAACAAAATTACAAGAAGGGCAAATAGAATTAGATTTAAATGGATACAATCAATATTGGAATTATGCTGAGAAAAAAGGATATTCAGGAGTAGCTATATTTTCAAAATTAACTCCAATTAATGTAACTTATGGGTTAGATATAGAAGAGCATGATAAAGAGGGAAGAGTTATTACTTTGGAATTTGATAATTTCTATCTAATTAATGTATATACTCCAAATTCGCAAACGAAATTAGCAAGATTAGAGTATAGAATGAGTTGGGAAGATGATTTTAGAAACTATGTAGTGGAGTTAGATAAGATAAAACCAGTTATAGTATGTGGAGATTTAAATGTAGCTCATAACGAAATAGATCTTAAAAACCCAAAATCAAATAGACAAAATGCTGGTTTTTCAGATGAAGAAAGAGAAAAAATGACTATTTTATTAAATAGTGGTTTTATAGATACTTTTAGATATTTTTATCCAGATACTACAGGAGTTTATTCGTGGTGGTCATATAGATTTAATGCAAGAGCTAATAATGCTGGATGGAGAATAGATTACTTTATAGTTTCTAATAAACTAAAAGATGCATTAAAGGATGCACAGATTCATGCAGAAATAGAAGGATCAGATCATTGTCCAGTAGTGTTAGATATACAATTGTAAAAAGAGAGTTAGAAAACTCTCTTTTTACATAATTGCTATTTATTTTTTATTGAAATGACTCTTTTCAATTTCATCATAGTTTTCAACATCGAATTCTTGATCTTGAACTTTTTTCATGTCATATTTAATTTGTTCAGCTATTATAGAAACATATTCAGCTAAGGCTTTTTGTTTTTTTAATAAAAGTTCTCTTTGCATTTCATCAGTTGCTTTTTCGAATTCTGCACTTTTAATAAAATTATTTAATCTTTCAAGTCTTGCTACTTCAGCCTCATATTCTTCTTTAATATACTTTAAATTTTTTTCGATACTCATATATCTTCCTCCTAAATATATTATTAGTTTGATATAATTTTATTAAGATAGACAAAATTATATTCGACTTTCATACATTATACTATTTTTATTATTTTTTTACAACTTATATTATATTTATGGTAGTTATTAATAAAGTATATTAAAATGATCTTAATTCTTGTATTGTTAAAATATTTTAGTATAAAATTAAAAAAAATATTTTTAAATTGATAATATTACGTATGTATAGTATAATATATTAACAATTTACCAAATATTATTACAGGAGGGATAAAAATGAGAAAGATTCCATTTTTTAGAGGTGTTTTACTGACTTCTCTTATTTTAGGATTGGGAACTACTGCTTTGGCTGAAACAAAACTTTATCAAGGATTGGGTCAGACCTCTAATTTTAGAGTGGGACCAGGTAAAGATAATAAGGGAACTCCAGTGTATTCATTTAACTATGTAACTGCTGCGGGAGTATTTGATGAATCAGGAAGAGTAGTAAATCTTGAAGTTGATGTATTGGAAGTAGGGACTCCAAATGCAAAGGGAAAGACAATGCCAAGATTTTCAGGGTGGCCAGGAACTTCAGGTTATAATCTTGTAGATACTGAAACAGGAAAAGTTGTTGGACAAGCTGATAACAGTGAAGAATTTTTAACAAAAGAAATTGAAGGATGGAAAACAAAGAGAGAAAGAGGAAATACATATGGTATGAATCCTAAGATGGATTGGGATAAACAAATGGATTTCTTTGAAAATTATTTTAAAGGAAAAACTATACCAGAAATTGAAGAATGGTTTGCAAAAAATACGTCTGATTTAAATGGAAGAGTATTAAAAGCAAAGGCTACAAAAGATGAAGATAAAGCAAAATATGAAAAATTAAGTGAGGCAGAAAAGAAAGAATTAGCAGATGTTGTGGCAGGAGCTACAATGAGTATAAAAGATGCACATGGAGATATATTAGGAGCAATTAAAAAAGCTTATAATAATCGTGTTGAATTTATAGTAAAATAATTTATTAAAAGGAGGAAAAAACCTCCTTTTTCTATTTTATATGGTAAAATATACATAAGAAGTTATATAGAGTATTTATATATTGTTTCTCTATTTTAATTGCTTAAATAAATTTTATTTATACGGGAGGTATATTATGAAAATTATAGAATCACTAGAAAAAAGAAGAAGTTATTATGATATTGATAAAGAAGTTGGTGTTTCAAAGGATAAAATAGTAGAAATGATAAAGAGTCTAACTGAGTTAGTCCCTGATGCTTTTAATATGAAAAGTTCAAGAGTAGTTGTGCTTTTTGATAAAAAACACGAATTATTATGGGATGAGATATATTCTATCTTTAACGGAGCAATTCCTAGAGATAAAATTAATAGTTTTAAATCAGGTTTTGGAACTATTTTATATTTTTATGATGAAAACACTGTGAAATCTTTACAAGACAAATATAACTTATATGCATCTAATTTTCCAATATGGGCAAATCAAGCTAGCGCAATGTTACAATTGTCTATTTGGAGTGGTTTAAGGGAATGCGGTATAGGAGCTTCATTACAGCATTATAACCCTGTAATCGATGAAAGAGTTAAAGAAGTGTTTAATATTCCTAAAAACTATAAATTAATAGCTCAGATGCCATTTGGTGGTATAAAGTCAGAGCCAGACAAAAAAGAAAAAGAAAATATAGATAAAAGAGTTACAATAATTGATTAGTATAAAAAAGTGATGGATAAACCTAACTAGGTTTATCCATCTTTTAAATTAGAAAATAGTATTATTACATATCTTTTTCTTCTGCAAAGTCAAGACTAGCTAGACGTTTATATTGTCTCCATCTCTTTTGTGAATCTTTTTGATTTTTCTTAAATAATTTTTCTGCTTCTTGTGGATTTGTTTTAAGAAGAGACATATATCTAGTTTCTCCCATTAGATAATCTTGATATAGTTCCCATTTAGGTTCTTTACAATCTAGAGTAAGTGGATTTTTTCCTTCTTCTTCAAATGCTGGATTGAATCTAAATATAGGCCAATATCCACATTCAGTAGCTAACTTCATTTCAGTTTGTGATTTATTCATACCTTTTTTAAGTCCATGATTTATACAAGGTGAATATGCAATTATAATAGAAGGTCCTTTATATGCCTCTGCTTCTCTTATAGCAGTAAGGAATTGTTGAGGATTAGCTCCCATAGATACTTGTCCTACATAGATGTGTCCATAAGACATAGCAATAGCAGCAAGATCTTTTTTCTTAATAGGTTTTCCAGCAGCAGCAAATTTTGCAACAGCTCCTGTTGGAGTAGCTTTAGAAGCTTGTCCACCAGTATTTGAATAAACTTCAGTATCCATAACGATTATATTGATATCTTCATTAGTTGCAAGTACATGATCAAGTCCACCATAACCTATATCGTATGCCCAACCATCTCCACCAACAATCCATTGTGATTTTTTGATTAGATATTGTTTTAAAGAAAGAATTTCTTTTGCATATGGTTTATCACAGTTTTCTAGATGTTTTATAATATTAGGAGTAAGTTCTCTTGTTTGAGCTGCAAAAGCTCTATTCTCAATCCATTGTTTAAATAAATCAGCAATTTCATGGTCACATTCGTTCATAGCTTTTTCCATAACATGTTGAATTCTATCTCTCATAGCTTCAACTGCAATATGCATACCAAATCCATATTCTGCATTATCCTCGAAAAGAGACGATGCCCAAGCAGGTCCTTCTCCATGACAATTTTTTGTATAAGGCATAGAAGGAGCAGATCCACTATAAACTGATGAACATCCACTTGCATTAGCAACCATCATTCTATCACCAAATAATTGAGAAATAACTTTTAGATAAGGTGTTTCACCACATCCTGGACAAGCTCCGTTAAATTCAAATAGTGGTTGACAGAATTGCGAACCTTTAACAGTAGAAGTTGGTAATTTATCATTTTTATATGTAACATTAGTGTATATATATTCAGCTTTAACATCTTCATCTTTTTCTAATACTTCAGCTAATGGTGTCATAACAAGAGCTTTTTTAGGAGCTGGACAAACATTAGCACATGATCCACATCCTACGCAGTCAAGAGGAGTTACTTGTATTCTATAAGATAAACCTTCCATATTTTTTCCAATTGGTTTTATAGTTGTAAAATCAACTGGAGAATTTTCTTTTTCAGTATCAGTTATTAAAAATGGACGTATTGCAGCATGTGGACAAACAAATGAACATTGATTACATTGAATACAATTTTCAGGTTGCCACATAGGAACAGTAACTGCTACTCCTCTTTTTTCAAATGCAGCTGTACCACTTTCAAAAGTACCATCTTCTCTGCCATTAAATGCTGATACAGGAAGATCATCTCCTTTTAGTGCATCTATTGGGAAAACAATATCATTAACAAATTTATCAAGATTACTGTTTTTACAATTACAAGTATCACCAGGATGTTCTTTCTTTTCGTTTACATTAACTTCTAAGTTAGCCCAAGCAGGATCTACATCTATCTCAATAAGTTCAGAAGCTCCTTTATCAATAGCAGTATAGTTTAGTTGAACTATATCATCACCTTTATTTCCATATGATTTTAAAGCATAATCTTTCATATATGATTGTGCTTCTTCAAATGGAATTATATCAGCAAGTTTAAAGAATGCAGCTTGCATAATAGTATTTGTTCTTCTACCTAATCCAATTTCTTCAGCTAGTTTAGTAGCGTTTATAATAAATAATTTAGCTTCAGCTCTTGCTAAATCTCTTTTTACTTTGTTAGGAATAAGTCTTATCGCTTCTTCTTTATCCCATACACAGTTTAGTAAGAATTTTCCACCTTTTCTTATACCAGAAGTCATATCATAGTGGTAAAGATATGAAGGTACAGAACATGCAACAAAATGAGGGTTAGAAACTAAATATGTAGATTTAATAGGATTTTTACCAAATCTTAAGTGAGATCTTGTAACTCCACCAGATTTTTTAGAGTCATATGCAAAATATCCTTGTGCATATAAGTCAGTTTTATCCCCGATAATTTTTATAGAGTTTTTATTTGCACCAACAGTTCCATCTGCTCCTAAACCATAGAATAAACATTCTTTAGTAGTTGGATCAGATACTGTAATAGGTTCTCCAATTTTTAAAGATGAGAACTTAACATCATCATTAATACCAATTGTAAAACTGTCTTTTGGATTTTCAAGTTTTAAATTATCAAGAGCAGCTTTTATTTGTGCTGGAGTTGTATCTTTTGATGAAAGTCCATATCTTCCACCGACAATTATAGGAGCATTTTCTTTTCCATAGAACATATCTTTTACATCAAGAAGAAGTGGTTCTCCAGGAGCTCCAGGTTCTTTAGTTCTTTCTAATACAGCTATTTTTTCTACTGTTTTAGGAATTGCATCAAAGAAATGTTTTCTAGAAAATGGTCTATATAGATGAACAGTAACAAGACCAACTTTTTCGCCTTTTTCAGT from Fusobacterium hominis includes the following:
- a CDS encoding ABC transporter ATP-binding protein, encoding MEKDVSLKNIVKSFDGIQVLKNINLDIKDGEIFSILGPSGCGKTTLLRMIAGFTDPDEGAVYLGNEDITKLPPNKRNVNTIFQKYALFPHLSVYENVAFPLKLKKVDKKTIDEEVKKFINLVGLSEHIDKMPNQLSGGQQQRVSIARALINKPGVLLLDEPLSALDAKLRQNLLIELDLIHEEVGITFIFITHDQQEALSISDRIAVMNNGEILQIGTPAEVYESPADPFVADFIGENNFFDGEVIEIIDETFAKLKNEKLGNLIFEMDKEVKVGDNVKVSIRPEKVKLYKTMPTIANEKVNVLKVYVNEVIYSGFQSKYFVFLNNDKDLTFKVFKQHAVYFDDNDEDTIWWDEDAYIAWDADDGFLVEVISNEKE
- a CDS encoding MOSC domain-containing protein, which codes for MAKITAVCISEKKGTQKKNVYEGILIDDFGLQGDAHAGKWHRQVSLISKQKIDEFIARGGNVSQGDFGENIIVDGIDCAKLPVGTKLTINNDIILEVTQIGKECHSHCNIYHAVGDCIMPREGIFTIVIKGGKVKVGDEIEILK
- the moaA gene encoding GTP 3',8-cyclase MoaA, with the translated sequence MKDKNNRKIEYLRLSITDRCNLRCYYCMGENDIEFLPKNEILTPDEIKEIVEVFADLGVTKIRITGGEPLVRKNFQEIVEKIASVPNITEINLTTNGIELEKYLPFLKNIGINSINISLDTLKNDLYKKITGCGDLQKVLNAIKTALELKINKIKLNIVIIKGQNDSEIMDFVELSEKFPIDIRFIELMPIGAGKDYKGVSNEELIEYISKHKKLIKINERLGSGPAIYYHVENAKGNIGFINPISHNFCELCNRVRITPEGFLKLCLHSKDGINLKDIIRNKKNKYDLKDTITNAIYFKPLKHKMDKDDDGTFDTRFMNRIGG
- the yqeB gene encoding selenium-dependent molybdenum cofactor biosynthesis protein YqeB; this encodes MKNIKDMIVVVRGGGDIATGSIQKLYRTGFKVLILEIDRPSAIRRKVAFCEAVYDNVVEVENIVCRRCSCMDEIEKCWNENEIPLAVDPDGEYIDLMKPDAVIDAILAKKNMGTKIEMAPIVIGLGPGFDAGVNCHIAIETMRGHNLGRLIFKGPTMKNTGVPGIIKGIGKERVIYSPIAGIIKNIKDIGDIVAKDEVLATIDDVPVRATISGVLRGIIRDGYEVSEKFKIADIDPRIEEQQNCYTISDKARAVGGATLEAVLYLINNLSKE
- a CDS encoding XdhC family protein translates to MEIDILKKIENKLAEGESSALVTLIETSGSTPRKAGTVMAVFKDSIEGTIGGGAIENAVILKSRELLKSGQSQTFEYSLTMDDELKMTCGGSVKGYIKIFRPSNKLIICGAGHVGQKLFSIAEFLDFDLKIIDDREELKEQCPKLTLAKFDEILPKITIDKNTYIVIVTRGHLLDEQVLTLVKERGAKYIGIIGSRRKVAILKEKLEKNGEIRDNIFAPIGLKISDGTPEEIAIEVLAEILKIKNGGELVHRTIIKNRIIGG
- a CDS encoding RidA family protein is translated as MSRIIHTEKAPAALGPYSQAIEANGMLFVSGQIPFVPATMTLVSEDVKDQTRQSLENVKAIVEAAGYSMSNVVKAGVFIKDMNDFAAVNEVYNEYLGHVKPARACVEVARLPKDVKVEIEVIAVK
- a CDS encoding exodeoxyribonuclease III; this encodes MRFVSWNVNGLRACVKKGFLDYFNSVNADIFCVQETKLQEGQIELDLNGYNQYWNYAEKKGYSGVAIFSKLTPINVTYGLDIEEHDKEGRVITLEFDNFYLINVYTPNSQTKLARLEYRMSWEDDFRNYVVELDKIKPVIVCGDLNVAHNEIDLKNPKSNRQNAGFSDEEREKMTILLNSGFIDTFRYFYPDTTGVYSWWSYRFNARANNAGWRIDYFIVSNKLKDALKDAQIHAEIEGSDHCPVVLDIQL
- a CDS encoding FMN-binding protein → MRKIPFFRGVLLTSLILGLGTTALAETKLYQGLGQTSNFRVGPGKDNKGTPVYSFNYVTAAGVFDESGRVVNLEVDVLEVGTPNAKGKTMPRFSGWPGTSGYNLVDTETGKVVGQADNSEEFLTKEIEGWKTKRERGNTYGMNPKMDWDKQMDFFENYFKGKTIPEIEEWFAKNTSDLNGRVLKAKATKDEDKAKYEKLSEAEKKELADVVAGATMSIKDAHGDILGAIKKAYNNRVEFIVK
- a CDS encoding nitroreductase family protein, which produces MKIIESLEKRRSYYDIDKEVGVSKDKIVEMIKSLTELVPDAFNMKSSRVVVLFDKKHELLWDEIYSIFNGAIPRDKINSFKSGFGTILYFYDENTVKSLQDKYNLYASNFPIWANQASAMLQLSIWSGLRECGIGASLQHYNPVIDERVKEVFNIPKNYKLIAQMPFGGIKSEPDKKEKENIDKRVTIID
- the nifJ gene encoding pyruvate:ferredoxin (flavodoxin) oxidoreductase, with translation MKKIMKTMDGNQAAAYASYAFTEVAGIYPITPSSPMAEYVDEWAAKGMKNIFDVPVKLVEMQSEAGAAGTVHGSLQGGALTTTYTASQGLLLKIPNMYKIAGELLPGVIHVSARSLSVQALSIFGDHQDIYATRQTGFTMIASSSVQEAMDLGTVAHLVAIKSRVPVLHFFDGFRTSHEIQKIELMDIEVCKNLVDYDAVQAFRDRALNPEHPVIRGTAQNDDIYFQTREAQSKFHDAVPDIAAYYMEEISKVTGREYKPFKYAGAPDARRIIIAMGSICQAAEETIGYLTEKGEKVGLVTVHLYRPFSRKHFFDAIPKTVEKIAVLERTKEPGAPGEPLLLDVKDMFYGKENAPIIVGGRYGLSSKDTTPAQIKAALDNLKLENPKDSFTIGINDDVKFSSLKIGEPITVSDPTTKECLFYGLGADGTVGANKNSIKIIGDKTDLYAQGYFAYDSKKSGGVTRSHLRFGKNPIKSTYLVSNPHFVACSVPSYLYHYDMTSGIRKGGKFLLNCVWDKEEAIRLIPNKVKRDLARAEAKLFIINATKLAEEIGLGRRTNTIMQAAFFKLADIIPFEEAQSYMKDYALKSYGNKGDDIVQLNYTAIDKGASELIEIDVDPAWANLEVNVNEKKEHPGDTCNCKNSNLDKFVNDIVFPIDALKGDDLPVSAFNGREDGTFESGTAAFEKRGVAVTVPMWQPENCIQCNQCSFVCPHAAIRPFLITDTEKENSPVDFTTIKPIGKNMEGLSYRIQVTPLDCVGCGSCANVCPAPKKALVMTPLAEVLEKDEDVKAEYIYTNVTYKNDKLPTSTVKGSQFCQPLFEFNGACPGCGETPYLKVISQLFGDRMMVANASGCSSVYSGSAPSMPYTKNCHGEGPAWASSLFEDNAEYGFGMHIAVEAMRDRIQHVMEKAMNECDHEIADLFKQWIENRAFAAQTRELTPNIIKHLENCDKPYAKEILSLKQYLIKKSQWIVGGDGWAYDIGYGGLDHVLATNEDINIIVMDTEVYSNTGGQASKATPTGAVAKFAAAGKPIKKKDLAAIAMSYGHIYVGQVSMGANPQQFLTAIREAEAYKGPSIIIAYSPCINHGLKKGMNKSQTEMKLATECGYWPIFRFNPAFEEEGKNPLTLDCKEPKWELYQDYLMGETRYMSLLKTNPQEAEKLFKKNQKDSQKRWRQYKRLASLDFAEEKDM